The nucleotide sequence GCGGGCCTCGGCCCGGGCCTGGCTCCTGGCCATCGCCCACCACACCACGGTGGACCACCTCCGCCGCCTGGAGGCCCGCCCCAAGCCGCTGGAGCCCGAGGAGGAGGCCGAGGCCTTCGACCTGCCGGGGGTGGGGCTGGACGAGGAGGGCCACCTCAACCGCATCCGGCTGGCGCAGGCCCTCAAGCGGCTCAGCCCCGAGGAGCGCGAGGTGATTGAGGTGCTCTTCTACCAGGGGTACGCCCACCAGGAGGCCGCTTTGCGCCTGGGGCTGCCTCTGGGCACCCTGAAGACCCGGGCCCGCCGGGC is from Meiothermus sp. QL-1 and encodes:
- a CDS encoding sigma-70 family RNA polymerase sigma factor, with amino-acid sequence MSLEAFSDEALLALAARGEEAALKELFRRYAGAFLGLARRMGLDAASREDVVQEAFSKIWQKAREFDPRRASARAWLLAIAHHTTVDHLRRLEARPKPLEPEEEAEAFDLPGVGLDEEGHLNRIRLAQALKRLSPEEREVIEVLFYQGYAHQEAALRLGLPLGTLKTRARRALARLKEELREA